One Streptomyces sp. SAI-135 DNA segment encodes these proteins:
- a CDS encoding acyltransferase encodes MSMQDAESRGSIPRRVVGGLQQPLPPLAAPSAQVRPARSAAVRDRAGRRLYAIDGIRLLAALMVAVHHYAGTNRVDQPGNRIWDRPVSDIMPTVFRFASYGWIGVEIFFVISGFVICMSCWGRSPRQFFTSRVIRLYPAYWFAIVFTTAVLVALPGVWDRLRTRDVLLNFTMLQSGSGVMNVDGVYWTLWSELRFYLLFLVVVWSGLTYRKVVVFCCVWGAAAMLAPISKLPLLELVANLEGAWYFIAGLSLYLMHRFGQDLLLWGILAMAWLMGQRELGIRIDEVEHVSGWRGSVLIFTVFLLAMVAIALGATDRVRWKWLVTAGALTYPLYLMHYAAGTTLINRLRDTMDARLLVVSVIAGFMVLSWLVHRFVERPTARLLKRGLDTSFARLRNASG; translated from the coding sequence GTGTCGATGCAGGACGCGGAGAGCAGAGGGTCGATACCGCGACGGGTCGTCGGCGGCCTGCAACAGCCGCTTCCGCCCCTCGCCGCGCCCAGCGCGCAGGTACGGCCCGCCCGGTCCGCCGCCGTACGAGACCGTGCCGGCCGCCGTCTCTACGCCATCGACGGCATCCGGCTCCTCGCCGCCCTGATGGTCGCCGTGCACCACTACGCCGGCACCAACCGCGTCGACCAGCCCGGCAACCGCATCTGGGACCGCCCGGTCTCCGACATCATGCCGACGGTCTTCCGGTTCGCCTCCTACGGCTGGATCGGCGTCGAGATCTTCTTCGTGATCAGCGGTTTCGTGATCTGCATGTCCTGCTGGGGCCGCAGCCCCCGGCAGTTCTTCACGTCCCGGGTGATCCGGCTGTACCCGGCGTACTGGTTCGCCATCGTCTTCACCACGGCCGTCCTGGTGGCCCTGCCGGGCGTGTGGGACCGCCTGCGCACCCGTGACGTCCTCCTCAACTTCACGATGCTTCAGTCGGGTTCGGGCGTCATGAACGTCGACGGCGTCTACTGGACCCTCTGGTCGGAGCTGCGCTTCTACCTCCTCTTCCTGGTCGTCGTGTGGAGCGGCCTGACCTACCGCAAGGTCGTCGTCTTCTGCTGCGTGTGGGGCGCCGCGGCCATGCTGGCCCCGATCTCCAAACTCCCGCTCCTCGAACTGGTCGCCAATCTGGAGGGCGCCTGGTACTTCATCGCGGGCCTGTCCCTCTACCTGATGCACCGCTTCGGCCAGGATCTGCTGCTGTGGGGCATCCTGGCGATGGCCTGGCTGATGGGCCAGCGCGAACTCGGCATCCGGATCGACGAGGTCGAGCATGTATCGGGGTGGCGGGGGAGTGTTCTGATCTTCACGGTCTTCCTGCTGGCCATGGTCGCCATCGCCCTCGGCGCCACGGACCGGGTCCGCTGGAAGTGGCTGGTGACGGCGGGCGCGCTCACGTATCCGCTGTACCTGATGCACTACGCGGCCGGTACGACGCTGATCAACCGGCTCCGCGACACGATGGACGCCCGTCTCCTGGTCGTCTCCGTCATCGCCGGCTTCATGGTGCTGAGCTGGCTGGTGCACCGGTTCGTGGAGCGGCCGACGGCACGGCTGCTGAAGCGGGGACTGGACACGTCGTTCGCGCGGCTGCGGAACGCGAGCGGCTGA